The proteins below are encoded in one region of Terriglobia bacterium:
- a CDS encoding ParB/Srx family N-terminal domain-containing protein: MAHPNLSKRQKVCDLESGLSIWRVHLDCLREQDKNARIMAPEKFERLAQNIKQSGRLESLPFTCNPSPEDPNSEFMILSGHHRTRASRKAGLTEIYVLNDQTPLKRSDVVAKQLAHNSLNGYDDKQILAQLYQEIDDINAKIESGLTDLDIEIPNVDVKADPVMFDIDYELVNILFVDRDFQRFKEVLELLSSDAHIYIADKADFDRFKDAAQKISSLHQVVNAAAIMARLLDIVHFYLVKRGQAEAGENWVPLATIFDGDSVPEAAAKVIQEAVDKMEADGNVGAKNRWQAIELWAADHLSGR, translated from the coding sequence ATGGCGCATCCAAACCTATCGAAACGGCAGAAAGTCTGTGACCTCGAGAGCGGGCTTTCGATCTGGCGGGTTCACCTCGATTGTCTGCGCGAGCAAGACAAGAACGCCAGGATCATGGCACCCGAGAAATTTGAGCGGCTGGCGCAGAACATCAAGCAGAGCGGTCGGCTGGAATCGCTGCCGTTTACCTGCAACCCGAGCCCGGAGGACCCAAACTCGGAGTTTATGATCCTGAGCGGCCATCATCGCACGAGGGCGAGCAGGAAAGCCGGCCTGACGGAAATTTATGTCTTGAACGATCAGACGCCGCTGAAAAGGTCGGATGTAGTTGCCAAACAGCTGGCGCACAACTCGTTGAACGGGTATGACGACAAGCAGATCCTGGCGCAACTTTATCAAGAGATCGACGATATCAACGCCAAGATCGAGAGCGGGCTGACGGACCTGGACATCGAAATCCCGAACGTGGACGTCAAGGCCGACCCGGTGATGTTCGACATCGACTACGAACTGGTGAACATCCTGTTTGTGGACCGCGATTTTCAGCGATTCAAGGAAGTGCTCGAACTGCTCTCGTCCGACGCCCACATCTACATCGCGGACAAAGCGGATTTCGACCGCTTCAAGGATGCCGCCCAGAAGATCTCCAGCTTGCATCAGGTCGTGAACGCCGCGGCAATCATGGCGCGGCTCCTGGACATCGTCCATTTCTACCTCGTGAAGCGAGGGCAGGCGGAAGCCGGCGAGAACTGGGTGCCCCTTGCGACCATTTTCGATGGCGATTCCGTACCGGAAGCCGCGGCCAAGGTCATCCAGGAGGCAGTGGACAAAATGGAGGCTGACGGGAACGTTGGCGCCAAAAATCGTTGGCAAGCAATTGAACTCTGGGCCGCTGATCATTTATCCGGGAGGTGA